The following coding sequences are from one Capsicum annuum cultivar UCD-10X-F1 chromosome 3, UCD10Xv1.1, whole genome shotgun sequence window:
- the LOC107862031 gene encoding major allergen Pru ar 1, giving the protein MAVTTFTEENTSPLPPKRIFKASIVDSHNLIPKLMPQAIKSIEVQGDGGAGSIKTINFPDGGNFKSIKYRVDELNEETYTYKYTLIEGDGLVDNLEKITYDVKFEQSADGGSISKVTSSYYTVGDFKLKEEEIKAGKEKVLAMFKAVEAYLLQNPEAYA; this is encoded by the exons ATGGCTGTCACCACCTTCACTGAGGAGAACACTTCTCCACTTCCTCCCAAAAGAATATTCAAGGCCTCCATTGTTGATTCTCATAACTTGATCCCGAAGTTGATGCCACAAGCTATCAAAAGCATTGAAGTTCAAGGTGATGGAGGTGCTGGAAGCATCAAGACTATCAATTTTCCTGACG GTGGAAATTTTAAGTCAATAAAATATCGTGTTGATGAGCTTAATGAGGAGACATACACATATAAGTACACATTGATCGAAGGTGATGGACTGGTAGACAATCTCGAGAAGATAACTTATGACGTGAAGTTTGAGCAGTCAGCAGATGGTGGTTCCATCTCTAAGGTGACTAGCTCATACTATACTGTGGGAGATTTCAAGCTCAAGGAAGAGGAAATCAAGGCAGGCAAGGAGAAGGTTTTGGCAATGTTCAAAGCTGTAGAAGCCTATCTCCTTCAGAATCCTGAAGCCTATGCTTAG